The Solirubrobacterales bacterium genome includes a region encoding these proteins:
- the rpmE gene encoding 50S ribosomal protein L31, which produces MKAEIHPDYVLAHVRCSCGNEFYTRSTKPELHVEICSECHPFYTGKQKLVDTGGRVERFKRRAARAR; this is translated from the coding sequence ATGAAGGCTGAGATCCATCCAGATTACGTGCTCGCCCACGTCCGCTGCTCATGCGGGAACGAGTTCTACACGCGTTCCACGAAGCCCGAGCTGCATGTTGAGATTTGCTCGGAATGCCACCCGTTCTACACCGGAAAGCAGAAGCTCGTCGACACGGGCGGCCGGGTGGAGCGCTTCAAGCGTCGCGCGGCCCGGGCCCGCTGA